One part of the Micrococcus sp. 2A genome encodes these proteins:
- a CDS encoding ribose-phosphate diphosphokinase, whose product MSELSRSEDKRLVLATGRAHPELAQEIADALGTELLPMSAYDFANGEIYVRSGESVRGKDVFVIQSHPAPLNNHLMEQLIMLDSMKRASARRINVVSPFYPYARQDKKGRGREPISARLVADLYKTAGASRIMSVDLHTAQIQGFFDGPVDHLFAIPLLADYIRGQVEGEKVTVVSPDTGRVRVAEQWADRLGGVPLAFVHKSRDLTTPNKAESKTVVGDVEGRVCVLIDDMIDTGGTIAGAVRILKDAGAKDVIIAATHAVFSDPAAQRLGDSGAREIVVTNTLPIPPEKRFEKLTVLSIAPLIARAIREVFEDGSVTSLFDGDA is encoded by the coding sequence ATGAGTGAACTGAGCCGGAGCGAGGACAAGCGGCTGGTGCTGGCCACGGGGCGGGCACACCCCGAGCTCGCGCAGGAGATCGCCGATGCCCTGGGCACCGAGCTGCTGCCCATGAGCGCGTACGACTTCGCCAACGGGGAGATCTACGTCCGCTCGGGCGAGTCGGTGCGCGGCAAGGACGTCTTCGTCATCCAGTCCCACCCGGCGCCGCTGAACAACCACCTCATGGAGCAGCTCATCATGCTGGACTCCATGAAGCGCGCCTCGGCCCGCCGCATCAACGTGGTCTCCCCGTTCTACCCCTACGCCCGCCAGGACAAGAAGGGCCGCGGGCGCGAGCCCATCTCGGCCCGCCTGGTGGCGGACCTCTACAAGACCGCCGGTGCCTCGCGCATCATGAGCGTGGACCTGCACACCGCGCAGATCCAGGGCTTCTTCGACGGCCCGGTGGACCATCTCTTCGCCATCCCGCTGCTCGCGGACTACATCCGCGGCCAGGTGGAGGGGGAGAAGGTCACCGTGGTCTCCCCTGACACCGGCCGCGTGCGCGTGGCCGAGCAGTGGGCGGACCGCCTGGGTGGCGTGCCGCTCGCGTTCGTGCACAAGAGCCGCGACCTCACCACGCCGAACAAGGCCGAGTCCAAGACCGTGGTGGGCGACGTCGAGGGACGCGTGTGCGTGCTGATCGACGACATGATCGACACGGGCGGCACGATCGCCGGCGCTGTGCGCATCCTCAAGGACGCCGGCGCGAAGGACGTCATCATCGCCGCCACGCACGCCGTGTTCTCGGACCCGGCCGCGCAGCGCCTCGGCGACTCCGGGGCCCGTGAGATCGTGGTGACCAACACCCTGCCGATCCCGCCGGAGAAGCGCTTCGAGAAGCTCACCGTGCTCTCGATCGCCCCGCTGATCGCCCGCGCCATCCGCGAGGTGTTCGAGGACGGCTCCGTGACCAGCCTGTTCGACGGCGACGCCTGA
- the glmU gene encoding bifunctional UDP-N-acetylglucosamine diphosphorylase/glucosamine-1-phosphate N-acetyltransferase GlmU, with protein sequence MTQPAVRPSAVIVLAAGQGTRMKSATPKIMHAIGGRSLVGHALAAAQSLQPEHLVAVVRHERDRVAEHIEGVAQDLGITGLAIADQDEVPGTGRAVELGLAALPGDLAGTVVVTYGDVPLLTPETLADLVATHEADGNAVTVLTATLEDATGYGRIVRDAEGLVERIMEHKDALAHAASTGDSSFVEIAEVNSGIYAFDAALLRRTLPLLSTENVQGEKYLTDVLGMARAEGGRVASVGTEDVWEVEGANDRRQLSDLGRQLNDRVLRRWMKEGVTVVDPSSTWVDVTVTLASDVTLKPGTQLHGTTTVATGAVVGPDSTLTDTRVGERATVKRTDATEALIGDDASVGPFTYLRPGTVLGEDGKIGAFYETKKVTVGRGAKLSHLGYAGDAEIGEYTNIGCGNITANYDGVNKHRTVIGAHVRTGSNTVFTAPVTMGDGAYTGAGAVVREDVPAGALALNAVSQRTIEGWVTSRRPGTSSAQAAEAAGTGTDADQRGGAGA encoded by the coding sequence ATGACGCAGCCTGCCGTCCGTCCCTCCGCCGTGATCGTGCTGGCCGCCGGCCAGGGCACCCGCATGAAGTCGGCCACGCCGAAGATCATGCACGCCATCGGCGGCCGCTCGCTCGTGGGCCACGCGCTCGCCGCCGCGCAGTCGCTGCAGCCGGAGCACCTCGTGGCCGTCGTGCGCCACGAGCGGGACCGCGTGGCCGAGCACATCGAGGGCGTTGCGCAGGACCTGGGCATCACCGGCCTCGCGATCGCGGACCAGGACGAGGTGCCGGGCACCGGCCGTGCCGTCGAGCTCGGCCTCGCCGCCCTGCCGGGGGACCTCGCGGGCACCGTGGTGGTCACGTACGGCGACGTCCCGCTGCTCACCCCGGAGACCCTCGCGGACCTCGTGGCCACCCACGAGGCGGACGGCAACGCCGTCACCGTGCTCACCGCCACCCTCGAGGACGCCACCGGCTACGGGCGCATCGTCCGCGACGCGGAGGGCCTCGTGGAGCGCATCATGGAGCACAAGGACGCCCTGGCCCACGCCGCGTCCACCGGCGACTCCTCCTTCGTGGAGATCGCCGAGGTCAACTCCGGCATCTACGCCTTCGACGCCGCCCTGCTGCGGCGCACCCTCCCGCTGCTCTCCACGGAGAACGTGCAGGGCGAGAAGTACCTCACCGACGTGCTGGGCATGGCTCGCGCCGAGGGCGGCCGCGTGGCCTCCGTGGGCACGGAGGACGTGTGGGAGGTGGAGGGGGCCAACGACCGCCGCCAGCTCTCCGACCTCGGCCGCCAGCTCAACGACCGCGTGCTGCGCCGCTGGATGAAGGAGGGCGTCACCGTCGTGGACCCGTCCTCCACCTGGGTCGACGTCACCGTCACGCTCGCCTCGGACGTCACCCTCAAGCCCGGCACGCAGCTCCACGGCACCACCACGGTGGCCACCGGAGCGGTCGTCGGACCGGACTCCACGCTCACCGACACCCGCGTGGGGGAGCGCGCCACCGTCAAGCGCACCGACGCCACCGAAGCCCTGATCGGTGACGACGCCTCCGTCGGCCCGTTCACCTACCTGCGCCCGGGCACGGTGCTGGGGGAGGACGGCAAGATCGGCGCGTTCTACGAGACCAAGAAGGTCACCGTGGGCCGCGGCGCCAAGCTCTCCCACCTCGGCTACGCGGGGGACGCGGAGATCGGCGAGTACACCAACATCGGCTGCGGCAACATCACCGCCAACTACGACGGCGTGAACAAGCACCGCACCGTGATCGGCGCCCACGTGCGCACCGGCTCCAACACCGTGTTCACCGCACCGGTGACCATGGGCGACGGCGCCTACACCGGCGCCGGCGCCGTGGTGCGCGAGGACGTGCCCGCCGGAGCGCTGGCCCTGAACGCGGTGAGCCAGCGGACCATCGAGGGCTGGGTCACCTCCCGCCGGCCCGGTACCTCCTCGGCGCAGGCCGCCGAGGCCGCCGGAACGGGGACCGACGCGGATCAGCGCGGCGGCGCGGGCGCCTGA
- the lepB gene encoding signal peptidase I has product MTGTTAAAEPKHSRLPGWLAVLLNVAVAIIVVALVQAFWVKVYSVPSGSMENTLEIGDRMLVNRTAYPDGMAEQQDVVVFNANEDWAQPMPEDGPLEAVVRGFGDLTGIGRSHEQALVKRVIGEAGQTVSCCTSAGQVVVDGAPQDEPYVFEDLPFVPGRLDCESDVVSSRCFGPVTVPADSMLVMGDHRSNSADSVIACRGTVGEQTDGCARFVRRDDIVGKVFTTVWPPSNWGGH; this is encoded by the coding sequence ATGACGGGTACCACGGCCGCCGCTGAGCCGAAGCACTCCCGCCTGCCCGGATGGCTGGCGGTGCTGCTGAACGTGGCCGTCGCGATCATCGTGGTGGCGCTGGTCCAGGCGTTCTGGGTGAAGGTCTACTCCGTGCCGTCGGGCTCGATGGAGAACACCCTGGAGATCGGGGACCGCATGCTGGTGAACCGGACCGCCTACCCGGACGGCATGGCGGAGCAGCAGGACGTGGTGGTGTTCAACGCCAACGAGGACTGGGCCCAGCCGATGCCCGAGGACGGCCCGCTCGAGGCCGTGGTGCGTGGATTCGGCGATCTCACGGGCATCGGCCGCTCCCACGAGCAGGCGCTCGTGAAGCGCGTCATCGGTGAGGCCGGGCAGACGGTCTCCTGCTGCACCTCGGCCGGCCAGGTGGTGGTGGACGGCGCGCCCCAGGACGAGCCGTACGTGTTCGAGGACCTGCCGTTCGTGCCCGGCCGGCTCGACTGCGAGTCCGACGTGGTCTCGTCGCGGTGCTTCGGCCCCGTGACCGTCCCCGCGGACTCCATGCTCGTGATGGGCGACCACCGCTCGAACTCCGCCGACTCCGTGATCGCCTGCCGGGGCACCGTGGGGGAGCAGACCGACGGCTGCGCCCGCTTCGTGCGGCGTGACGACATCGTGGGGAAGGTGTTCACCACGGTGTGGCCGCCCTCGAACTGGGGCGGGCACTGA